A stretch of the Lactuca sativa cultivar Salinas chromosome 9, Lsat_Salinas_v11, whole genome shotgun sequence genome encodes the following:
- the LOC111902197 gene encoding osmotin-like protein: MASFSFITFISLLLLPLSHATLTLTVVNNCPFPVWPAIQPNAGHPVLERGGFALNPRTHRSFLAPATHWSGRIWGRTGCTNHNGRFTCATGDCGAKLECNGLGGAAPATLAQFSLHHSHTDQSSYAVSLVDGFNVPMTVTPHEGKGVCPVVGCKADLLATCPWSLQKHADGKVVACKSGCEAFNTDEFCCRGHFNNAQTCKASKWSDFFKHACPATFAYAHDSPSLTHECSSPRELKVIFCH, encoded by the coding sequence ATGGCTTCATTTTCCTTCATCACCTTCATCTCTCTTCTGCTCCTCCCTCTGTCCCACGCCACACTGACCCTCACAGTCGTAAACAACTGCCCATTCCCAGTCTGGCCCGCCATCCAACCCAATGCTGGCCACCCCGTCCTCGAACGCGGCGGATTTGCTCTCAACCCTCGCACTCACCGCTCCTTCCTAGCCCCAGCCACCCACTGGTCCGGTCGTATCTGGGGCCGTACAGGTTGCACCAACCACAACGGTCGCTTCACCTGCGCCACCGGCGACTGTGGTGCCAAACTCGAGTGCAACGGTCTCGGCGGCGCCGCACCCGCCACCCTAGCCCAGTTCAGCCTCCACCACAGCCACACCGACCAGTCTTCTTACGCCGTCAGTCTCGTTGACGGGTTCAATGTCCCGATGACGGTAACGCCGCACGAGGGTAAAGGAGTGTGTCCGGTGGTCGGTTGCAAGGCGGATCTGTTAGCTACGTGTCCGTGGTCGTTGCAGAAACACGCCGATGGGAAAGTGGTGGCGTGTAAGAGTGGCTGTGAGGCGTTCAATACCGACGAGTTTTGTTGCAGAGGTCATTTCAACAACGCGCAGACGTGTAAAGCGTCGAAGTGGTCGGATTTCTTTAAGCACGCGTGTCCGGCCACGTTTGCGTACGCGCATGATAGCCCGTCGCTAACGCATGAGTGTTCGTCGCCACGTGAGCTTAAAGTTATATTCTGTCACTAA